The sequence ATCTGGCTTTATCAGCGGCCTCAAGTAACGAATCTGCACTTATCAAGCTCTGCTCACGTGCCACCGAACGGTTAAAAACTTCAGTATATTGTTTGGTTATATTGTCGAAGTTCTTTATCTTTTCTTCGGATTCTTGCTGTAGTCTTCTGAATTCAGCTTCTTTAGCTTTGATTTGAGAAAAAAGTGTCTTTAATTTGGAAACTGCTACCTGCCCCTGGCGCTCCTGTTCGTCTTTATTTTCGGCAATAATACGCTTTGATTCCAAAGTGTCATGAACAATTCCTATGGAAGATTCGGTTAGCTCGTAGACATTCAATGCATCACTGGCGAGGGGAATACATTTGGCACCATTGTACACACCAACCAGCACCCCTTTTTTTTGTCCTTCCTGGTATGCGTTTACAAAACCACTTAAACCGGAAAGGTTCATGGCCGCATTCTTCAGGTAGGTACCGGTGTCAAATCGTGTCTCTTTGGTTTCAGTATCATAATAATAGGAATTTTGTCCTGCATCCCAGAGTGAAAGTACGCGACCAATAACTCCTCCAGTTTTTTGCACTTTTTTATACGTGTCATGTCCTGCAACGATTTGGGATCTGGTGTTTTTGGCTTCAAGAAGTGCTTTTTGAGTTGCATTGTGCTGCTTCAGTTTCGCGATGGCCTGTTTTTCAATATATTGCTTTCCTTCTTTGCTATGATTGACTGGAGAGTTAGAAGTATTCCCTGCTGCTACCAGGTTGTTGAAGCGGGTTGGGTTCGTTTTTGCAGCTTTTAAAATTTTACGTATCTTTTTAATACTCTGCTTATTTTGTTTTTCCTCGCTTTGAAGTTTTTTAATATACTGTGCATTCCTGTCCAATTTTCCTTTAACAAGATTTTCAGTTAATGCGTCCAGGTGCATTGTATCACTAAACACATCGGTACTCTTGCCGGTGAGCAGGCTCTTCAAATTGTAATCCTTCAGACTTGCCTTAAACGCCTCACTTTTACTGATAATAAGAGTGGTCTTGTCATTCTGGGTATCTTTGTCATTTTGGAGATCTTCCTTTACAAAAGTCTGTTTTTCCGCAGCAACAGATAGTGGTGTGGGAGAGAATCCGAAAACTATACTAAGAGCCAGTAAAACACTCAGACAGCTGCTGACAAGAGTTGGGCTCTTGTATAGTTGAGCAATCATTTGACACCTCCTAAAAGCCGGGTTTTGACTTTCTCAACATAGGCTCGTAAAGCACTATCAAGATTTTTGTCGGCCAGAAGACTGAATGCAATTGACAATGCAGCATCTGTTTCCCCCTGTGCTTCCTGAATGGTGGCAATGGTTAACGCCAAAACATGGTCATCTCCACGTTGCTGTATATCTTGGCGAATAAGTTCAATTGCACGAGTCTCTTTTTGTGAGGAAAAAGCAACAAAGCTCAGCTGTATAGCAGCAGCTCTTCGCTGATCGACGGGACAGGATGTCATGCGTTGTTCTGCAAGCGCGAACGCGACTTCAAAATTGCGCAACTGATAATACGCTTCCACTAAACGAGCCAGGAGCGGATCTTCCGAAAAAGACTCGAACACTGATTCGTACAGATCAATAGCTAATGCAGTTAAACTTGGAGAATTCACCTCCATATAGGCGTCTGCCAGATCAACGGTAATTCCGTTATTCTCCGGCAAACCAACTGTTGCTTTTTCAAGATAATCGATGGCACTGAAGAGCTTATCACGGTCTTTTTCAACTACAGATTCAGCAAACAAATTCGCACCAATGTCATGCCATTCCAGAGCCTTTTCTGCCATATACTGGTCGCTGAGTTCTTGCTCTTCTTCTGCCTTTTGTTGTGTTGTACTTTGGGTGGGGGATGTATTTATCTGACTCTGTAACCAATCTGCACGGGCCCCCACATTATGGGCATCTGCGGCATTAGGTGCCAGGACACAATATTTTTTGTAAGCCAGAGCTGCCTGGTCGTGTACACCCTGTTTTTCCAGCAGGATACCTAGATTTTTGTATGTCAAAGCATAGTTCTTATCACTCTCAAGAGCCGAAATATATGCCTGCAATGCTTCATCGAATCTTTCGAGCTTACGCATTACCAGACCGAGATTATTTAGTGTCACTAAACTGGTGGGATCTTTCTTAAGAGAACGAGAAAGAGAAATTCGTGCTTCTTCTAATTTTCCTTCCCGAGCCAATCTGGTTCCTTGCTTTTGTAATTCACCCGCCGTCAGACTTACCTGGTTTAAGGGTGGCGCAATGTTTTCTTCCGGGGGCAGTAGAAAAGGAGAGCCACCTGTCGTCGCAGAAGGAGAAGAGGCCTCCGATGTTTTTGGAGGAAGAAAAAATGGAGATGTTTGACTGTTGGCAAATAGTGGGTGAGCAGGAAAGAGAGTGAAAAAGAGCATCAACCAACTCAGAGGAGGGATAACTCGAAGGTACTTCATCAGTGCTTCTCTCCTTTTTCCCTGGGCGACAATTTTTTCAGGTCTTCTTTTGTTATCAGATCTTTTTTTGCATCATAAACATTATCCATTAATGCCTCTGCGGGCATGTCTTTGGCGCTTGTGTATTTGTATTTTTTCACACCATAGCGCAACACACCAACTTTTCTTAAAATGAGAACCAACTGGGCGAAGATTTTTTTCATCGCATTATCCATCCTACGGTAACGGGTAAAGAAATATTTGTTAATTGCCTCTCGTAATAAGCTAGGAATAGTCAGGTAAGTTTCTTATTGATCTGAGCATAAAAGAAATTATTATGAATTATGTTAATGGCAAGATTGTTCATATGAAATGAGGTTAACTGTTCCTGTCCTGAATCTACTCAAAATCCTATTTTTTTATGAAAATCAATAACTGCCCCCTTCATCCCGGCTCATTATCTGTAGAGCAACTTTTTCCGGGACAACTTCTTAGCCATCTCCTGATTTAAAAGTCGCTAACTCTCTACAACTCTGCTGTTCCGCCATATCATTAGAGATAAAGATACATTCTATTATACGCTGCACAACGAAGTAATATGGACCACCACGGTCATAGAGACCCAACTTGCACTGTATCCAAGTCCGATAACAAGAAATACCGGGAGAACAATTTCGATAACATTTTGCATGACTATACATCTACTTGAGTGTCACTCGAAGCTACAAGAAAAATCGTTAACAAAAGAATAAAATAATGAAGGAGAAGGAGGATATCTTTGTTATACGTGCCATTGTATCCAATAATTCTAACGAACCGAATAGTTCTTGCCATTCGCTCTCCTATTCATCTAAAATGAATCAACAAAGAAGTTAGGTATTCCCGTTATAGCAAAAAGAAAAGTGGAGTTAAAACATGTTTTGGATTGATTGGGTTGCGGTTGTCATGGTTGGAGTAGGTGCCTTTTTCATGCTCCTATCAATTCTCTCAGCTGTAGCCATGCTGTCCCGCCTTACCCCTTTTTACAAAAGAAAATGGACCCTCCTCACCATATTTAAAGGATTTTTCCTCTTAGGTTACCTTGCCTTTATTATCATTCTCGTGATGAAACTCAAACTTCCGGTGGAGTTTGTTACCGGAGTTGTTTTTCTGGGCGGTGCCTTTTTTGTTTTTATGGTTATTCGCCTGACTAAATATACCATCACAGACCTTGCCAATAAAGAAGATGCCCTCAACGAACTTAATGCCACTCTGGAGAAGAAGGTAAGCCAGCGTACCATTGAACTCGAAAAAAGTATGGCAGATCTGGGCAATGAAATGTTGGAACGTGAAAAGGCAAATTACGAAATCCACAGAATGGAAGAAGAATTACGACTGATTCTTGACACAATTTCCACAGGTATCCGGGTTATTGGCCTAGATCACAGGATTACCAGGGTAAATAAACGTTTTTGCCATCTTCTTGGTATGAGTAATGATGAGTTAGTTGGAAGTGCCTGTTATGAAAATTTCGATAATGAAGACTGTCGGGATTCACCATCCTGCAGGTTGAAAAATCTAAACACTGCCCATGATGACAATGAACTCATAGAAAAAAAGACTACCCGGGAAGGGAAGCAATACCATTTTCGCATCACCTCAGCGCCCCTGAAAGACACTGACGGGAAGGTTGTTGCACTCCTGGAGGATTTCCAGGACGTCACACCATTAATCAAAGCGCAGGAAGAAAAAGAACTGGCTCAGAGTCGGCTTCATCAGGCAGCCAAACTCGAATCCGTGGGCCAGTTGGCTGCGGGTATTGCCCACGAAATAAATACACCTGTTCAGTTTGTCGGCACAAATCTGGAATTTTTGAAAGAAAGCTTTGAAGATATTGCCACCTTCCTCGAAAAACTTCAGATAACAATGAATGACGGAGAGAGTACTGCCGGTTTAAAACAGGGACTGGAGGAGCTTGACTGGGATTTTCTTTCTGAGGAGATTCCCCTGGCCATTGAGCAATCCATGGGAGGAACGGAAAGGGTTCGTAAGCTTGTCCTGGCCATGAAGGAATTTTCACACCCCACTACCAGAGAGATGGCTCCGGCAGATATTAACAGTATCCTGCATAACACTATTATAATTTCTCAAAATGAATGGAAACACGTTGCAGATATGAAAACCAAGCTTTCTGAAGATCTCCCCCCCGTACCCTGCCTGATTGATGCAATGGGCCAGGTATTTCTCAATATTATCGTGAACGCTGCCCACGCCATTGCAGACAGGATCAAAGACACATCCGAAAAAGGAACAATAACCATCACCACTGCTACTCACGGTGATTTCGCAGAAATATCCTTCAGTGACACCGGAAAAGGAATGGACAAAGAACTCTGTAGTAAAATCTTTGATCCTTTTTTTACCACTAAAGAAGTGGGCAGCGGTACAGGACAAGGACTATCCATCGCCCATGACATTGTCGTCAACAAGCATCATGGTGACATTAAAGTAGAAAGTTCAGTTGGAGTCGGGACACGGCTTATTGTACAACTGCCATTGAAAGCTGTAGAGAACTGACCTGCAGGCAATTTCCCGGGTGGGTAGTGCGTAGAGACAATACACGGCTACAGGTACTATTTTGTTTCAATATAGCAGAAATCATCTTTCACGAGTTGCGCAAATGCCTCTTCAGGAACTGGAGGACTAAAGAAATATCCCTGCCCGATGTCACAGCCCATACTGCGCAGGAGTTTGAACTGTTCACTGGTTTCGATGCCCTCGGCAATGGTGGTCATCCCCAGACTCTTGGCCAGAGCGATAATTGCCTGAATAATGGCGGCATCCTGTGGGTTTTTAATGATATCTTTGACAAAAAACCTGTCGATTTTAATTGAACTGATGGGAAAGTTTTTCAGGTACAGCAGGGAGGAGTAGCCGGTACCAAAATCATCCACTGATATGGTCAAGCCCATTTTTTTTATTTCTTCCAGAATTTCTTCAGTTTCTCCTTTTTTTTCAGCCATCACACTCTCAGTAATCTCTACCTCAAAGGCATTGGGTTTTAAATGGTTCCCCTCAAGACTTTCCCGCAGTTTTTGGGGAAGATGCTGCTCAGCAAATTGTTTACTGGAAATGTTGACTGCCACCCGTACCTGCCGGTACCCCTGTTCTTTCCAGGCCTGCTGCTGCTCCCCCACCCGGCGTATTACCCAGTCTGTAAAGGGAACGATAAGCCCAAGCTCCTCAATGGAAGGAATAAAATCAGACGGGGGAACCTGCCCCAACGTGGGGTGTGTCCAACGTGCCAGACTCTCCGCCCCGACAATTTGGCCATCCCGCATATCAACCTGTGGCTGATACCAGAGAACAAACTCATCATTTGTCACTGCTTTACGGACATCGTTTTCAAAATCAAGACGCACCTTTGCCTTTACATTGAGTGCTTTTTTGTAAAATTGAAAACCGTTTTTTCCTTTTTCCTTTGCATGGTACATCGCCAGATCCGCATGTTTCATCAGCACTTCGCTGTCGTTACCATCCAGTGGAAAAATAGAGATCCCAATACTGGCAGAAATAAATATTTCATGCCCTTCTATTGTAAATTTATGGGACAGGGAATTCTTGATTCGCTGGGCGACCCTGCTGGCATCCTCGGGAGTTTGAAGCCTGGGAAGCATAATGGTAAACTCATCACCTCCCAGTCGTGAAACACAACTCTTTGACTCATCCTGCCCATATCTACTGAAAGAATCAGAATCACGAATACAAGTGCTTACCCGTCCAGCAACATTTTTGAGGAGAATATCACCAACATGATGTCCAAGGGTATCATTGATAATCTTGAACCGATCCAAATCCATAAAGAGAACAGCAAGTTGACTTTCCTCTGCAGCAGAGTCGATAAGAGCCGTATCCAGACTATCTTTAAACATGGTACGATTGGCCAGTCCGGTCAGATGATCATAGAAGGCCAGCACTTCTATCTGTTTGCGCTGATCAATGACATCAAAAAATGCGTTACTGGCACGCAGCATGTATTTGACCCGATAATTTAACACAGGCCAGTTGATTGGCTTAGTGATAAAATCAGTGGCTCCGGACTCAAAAGCGCGATGGATGGATTCAAGATCTTCCAGTCCTGTTACCATAAGTATGGGCGTATGAATACCACCTGTCATCTTACGAACCGTCTTACAGGTATCAAATCCGTCAAGTTTTGGCATCATGACATCAAGGAGAATGGCATCTGGCTGCAACTTTTCAAAAACAGAAACTGCGACCAGGCCATTCTCTGCCTCAGCTACTCTGAAGCCATCTTTCTCAAGACTGGCACGCATTAACAAACGAAGACCAAAGTCATCATCGACAATCAAAATTAAAGGGGTCTTTTCCTTGACACCACTCATGATGTTACCTTTTCTGCCATAAGAGGATCGATTATCTTCTGATATTCCTCTTGCGCGGTGACAAAGACTTCCATTCCTCCATGCAGAGCGTTTGTGTATGCCCTGTGCTCTAAATCCTTAAACAGGGCTGAAAGGGACAGGGCACCGATGTTTGCGCTACTTGATTTCAAGCTATGGGCAATGGAGCGAACCTCCGTTGCATCCTTGTTCCGCAAAGCCCGGCACAGACTATCCATCTGATTTGGGGTATCCTCCAGATATATGGATATAATACGAGTAAGGATATCAGGTTCTCCTTCTGGCTGCAGAGCACGAATATTATCAAGTGCCCTGCGGTTAATCAGTTCTTCACCGACGACACTCATGGGGCTTTCTGAATGTGATTCTTTCTGGAATACTCTCTTGTCATCCTGCTGCAGCTTCTTCGGTAACCAGTGCTTCAACACCTTTTCAACCTGCTGCAGACTGAAGGGCTTACTGATATAGTCATCCATGCCGGCTGCAAGACATTTTTCCCTGTCTCCGGTCAGGGCATTTGCTGTCAAAGCAACAACCGGTGTCCGCTTTCCTCTGTCTTTCATATTTTCCAAACGTCGAATGGCAGAAGTTGCTTCATATCCATCCATACGCGGCATCTGACAATCCATAAGGACAATATCAAAAGAATTCTTTTCAAAAAATTGCAACGCTTCCTGGCCATTCTTCGTCAATGTTACCTTACAGCCGAGCTTACGCAGTACTCCCATGGCCACCTGCTGATTTGTGACATTATCCTCTGCCACCAGAACATTAGCATCAAATGTAGCCCGGTTTTTCTGCAGACTATAGTGGGTAATGAGCTGGTTATCGTCTTCGAATCGATCTCTTGCCATCAAGGCAACGAGACTGTTATAGAGATCAATCTGACGAGTTGGTTTAGTAAGGTAAATTTTGATACCGGCTTGGTGAGCCAGGCGAGCATCACCGCGTATACCAACGGAAGTGAGCATGACCATACGAGTGCCCTGCAAAGAAGGATCCTTACTGATCAGGGCAGCAACTTCAAGGCCATCCATACCGGGCATATCTTTATCAAGAATTGCTATGTCAAAAGGCTTCCTGTCAGCCACCGCCTGATACAACAGGGTCAGTCCTTCAATTCCACCTGAAGCGCTGGCATGATCAACCCCCCAGATTTCCATCTGATGCTCAAGTAGTCGCCGGTTGGTAGCATTATCATCTATAATGATTGCCCGCAGGTTGGATAGCTTATCGGCCTCGGTCGATGCAACCACCTCCGTTCCCGAGGCCTTGTCCAGGGTTACTTCCATCCAGAACTCTGACCCGCCTCCAGGACGACTATTGCAGTTAATCTCTCCCCCCATTAGCTCAACGAGTTGCCGGGAAATTGCCAGGCCAAGCCCTGTTCCCCCGTATTTCCTGGTGGTAGAGTCATCTGCCTGCGAAAAAGGATGGA comes from Desulfocapsa sulfexigens DSM 10523 and encodes:
- a CDS encoding response regulator; its protein translation is MNFRFSKLPVKHKLNTIILGVCFSVLILTFAVTFVSQWYLYRKNTLAELSTLAQIIGENSRAGLVFHDVEALEKILRSLSIKETIICSRIVSPEGVIVAAYSPGSSNNGNVEHSLFNAELKKKGYLFSEKYIEVLQPIVLDKEKIGSLFIQVSMEDLYSNMLQVGLYLLAILWGGLLIAAILGNRLQTIITDPVVKLAAIIRQVSEKKDYSLRATQSSEDELGLLASGFNDMLSMIQKRDEYLEDQVQKRTVELKKAMDEAIVLAEQAQAANKAKSQFLANMSHEIRTPMNGILGMAEMALDTDLDKELRSSIETIMSSGESLLTIINDILDFSKIEAGKLELETINFNLALLVEDVAQMLAYRAHAKGLELIVNVPDNISSYVSGDPSRLRQVLVNLLGNAIKFTDHGEILLQLTLLGETDNEASLRFSVQDTGIGISEDEYETLFHPFSQADDSTTRKYGGTGLGLAISRQLVELMGGEINCNSRPGGGSEFWMEVTLDKASGTEVVASTEADKLSNLRAIIIDDNATNRRLLEHQMEIWGVDHASASGGIEGLTLLYQAVADRKPFDIAILDKDMPGMDGLEVAALISKDPSLQGTRMVMLTSVGIRGDARLAHQAGIKIYLTKPTRQIDLYNSLVALMARDRFEDDNQLITHYSLQKNRATFDANVLVAEDNVTNQQVAMGVLRKLGCKVTLTKNGQEALQFFEKNSFDIVLMDCQMPRMDGYEATSAIRRLENMKDRGKRTPVVALTANALTGDREKCLAAGMDDYISKPFSLQQVEKVLKHWLPKKLQQDDKRVFQKESHSESPMSVVGEELINRRALDNIRALQPEGEPDILTRIISIYLEDTPNQMDSLCRALRNKDATEVRSIAHSLKSSSANIGALSLSALFKDLEHRAYTNALHGGMEVFVTAQEEYQKIIDPLMAEKVTS
- a CDS encoding PAS domain-containing sensor histidine kinase, whose amino-acid sequence is MFWIDWVAVVMVGVGAFFMLLSILSAVAMLSRLTPFYKRKWTLLTIFKGFFLLGYLAFIIILVMKLKLPVEFVTGVVFLGGAFFVFMVIRLTKYTITDLANKEDALNELNATLEKKVSQRTIELEKSMADLGNEMLEREKANYEIHRMEEELRLILDTISTGIRVIGLDHRITRVNKRFCHLLGMSNDELVGSACYENFDNEDCRDSPSCRLKNLNTAHDDNELIEKKTTREGKQYHFRITSAPLKDTDGKVVALLEDFQDVTPLIKAQEEKELAQSRLHQAAKLESVGQLAAGIAHEINTPVQFVGTNLEFLKESFEDIATFLEKLQITMNDGESTAGLKQGLEELDWDFLSEEIPLAIEQSMGGTERVRKLVLAMKEFSHPTTREMAPADINSILHNTIIISQNEWKHVADMKTKLSEDLPPVPCLIDAMGQVFLNIIVNAAHAIADRIKDTSEKGTITITTATHGDFAEISFSDTGKGMDKELCSKIFDPFFTTKEVGSGTGQGLSIAHDIVVNKHHGDIKVESSVGVGTRLIVQLPLKAVEN
- a CDS encoding two-component system response regulator — encoded protein: MSGVKEKTPLILIVDDDFGLRLLMRASLEKDGFRVAEAENGLVAVSVFEKLQPDAILLDVMMPKLDGFDTCKTVRKMTGGIHTPILMVTGLEDLESIHRAFESGATDFITKPINWPVLNYRVKYMLRASNAFFDVIDQRKQIEVLAFYDHLTGLANRTMFKDSLDTALIDSAAEESQLAVLFMDLDRFKIINDTLGHHVGDILLKNVAGRVSTCIRDSDSFSRYGQDESKSCVSRLGGDEFTIMLPRLQTPEDASRVAQRIKNSLSHKFTIEGHEIFISASIGISIFPLDGNDSEVLMKHADLAMYHAKEKGKNGFQFYKKALNVKAKVRLDFENDVRKAVTNDEFVLWYQPQVDMRDGQIVGAESLARWTHPTLGQVPPSDFIPSIEELGLIVPFTDWVIRRVGEQQQAWKEQGYRQVRVAVNISSKQFAEQHLPQKLRESLEGNHLKPNAFEVEITESVMAEKKGETEEILEEIKKMGLTISVDDFGTGYSSLLYLKNFPISSIKIDRFFVKDIIKNPQDAAIIQAIIALAKSLGMTTIAEGIETSEQFKLLRSMGCDIGQGYFFSPPVPEEAFAQLVKDDFCYIETK
- a CDS encoding tetratricopeptide repeat protein; its protein translation is MKYLRVIPPLSWLMLFFTLFPAHPLFANSQTSPFFLPPKTSEASSPSATTGGSPFLLPPEENIAPPLNQVSLTAGELQKQGTRLAREGKLEEARISLSRSLKKDPTSLVTLNNLGLVMRKLERFDEALQAYISALESDKNYALTYKNLGILLEKQGVHDQAALAYKKYCVLAPNAADAHNVGARADWLQSQINTSPTQSTTQQKAEEEQELSDQYMAEKALEWHDIGANLFAESVVEKDRDKLFSAIDYLEKATVGLPENNGITVDLADAYMEVNSPSLTALAIDLYESVFESFSEDPLLARLVEAYYQLRNFEVAFALAEQRMTSCPVDQRRAAAIQLSFVAFSSQKETRAIELIRQDIQQRGDDHVLALTIATIQEAQGETDAALSIAFSLLADKNLDSALRAYVEKVKTRLLGGVK